The following is a genomic window from Pseudothermotoga thermarum DSM 5069.
CGAATCCAACACTTTTTTCAAAATATCAAACCGACTACATGGCTTTAAGTTTCTCACAAAGTAACTGGTTCAACTTGATAGCAAGCCTTTGCAACTAAACTTCAAAACTCTCATAAACTATGTCCTCAACTTTTTCAAGGTCTTGTATCTTTATCGTTCTGCCGTGAAAATCTATTATTCCCTCATCACGCATTCTGATCAGTTCTCTTGAAAGAGAAGGTCTATGCACTCCAAACAACTCAGCAAGATCTTCCTTGGAAGATGGTAATTCAATAGTCAAACTTTTTGTCTTCTTGTACTGCTCCAAAAGGTAATTGCATATTCTTTGCCTTAGATTCATGAGCGTAGATTCTTTCAAACGCTTGTTCATCATCAAAATCCTGTCAGAAAGGATTCGAAGATAATTTCTCAATATTCTTTCGTTGTTACGTATAAGCTTTGTTATCGCACTTTTATCGAAGAACAAGATGAAACTTTTTTCCCTTGCGACAACTGTAGCTGGAATGTGAGAATGAGATGAGAACAAAACGGCTTCACCGATTGTATCACCTTGACTTAAAGTGGTTATTTTGTACTGTTTTCCAGAAATGGAAACGTGAACAACGTCAACCGATCCTTCCACTATCAAACCTATGAAAAGAAGTTCTTCGCCTTCGTGAAAAATCGTTTCACCTTCATGAAAGGTTTTTTGTATGAAGGAAACCTTCTTAAGCTCTTCGAATATCTCTTTTTCATTTAGACCGTTGAAGAGTTTTGAACAGATCAATTTGGAGAAGTTCAAACGAATTGCCCTCCCTCTGTGATTAGTATATCCAAATATATACCAATTTATCAATAGTTTTTTTGTAACATCTGTTACCGAAAAATCTTTCAACTTTGACTATTCTCAGAATGGAGGTGCAAGGAATGAAAAGAAAAATCGTAAGGATTGATGAAGAAAAATGCAACGGTTGCGGGCTTTGTGTTACCGCATGCCATGAAGGAGCGATTCAGATGATCAACGGCAAGGCAAAACTTGTGAACGAAGATTACTGCGATGGACTTGGAGCTTGTCTTCCGGTTTGTCCAACAGGAGCCATAGAAATAATTGAAGTCGAGCGAAATACAAATACGATACATCATGAACATGAAACACACGTTGAAAGCAATTCACAGCAACTGCTTCCGTGTGGTTGTCCCGGTTCAATGGAGCAGACTATTCAAAGAACATCGGTTGAGCATCGTCAAGATCTTGAACAACAAGAACATCCGCATGTTGAATCTCAATTAACCAACTGGCCAATACAGTTCAAGCTAATCAATCCCTACGCAAAGTTTTTGCAAGATTCTCATCTTCTCATCGCAGCAGATTGTGTTGCCTATGCTTATGCAAATCTTCACCAAGAGTTCATAAAAGGAAGAAAAACG
Proteins encoded in this region:
- a CDS encoding ATP-binding protein, whose protein sequence is MKRKIVRIDEEKCNGCGLCVTACHEGAIQMINGKAKLVNEDYCDGLGACLPVCPTGAIEIIEVERNTNTIHHEHETHVESNSQQLLPCGCPGSMEQTIQRTSVEHRQDLEQQEHPHVESQLTNWPIQFKLINPYAKFLQDSHLLIAADCVAYAYANLHQEFIKGRKTIIGCPKLDELDLYYEKFLEILKNNTIKSITVLKMEVPCCNGIAMMVKQAMLEAKTIVPYSEITISIDGKIIQD
- a CDS encoding Crp/Fnr family transcriptional regulator produces the protein MNFSKLICSKLFNGLNEKEIFEELKKVSFIQKTFHEGETIFHEGEELLFIGLIVEGSVDVVHVSISGKQYKITTLSQGDTIGEAVLFSSHSHIPATVVAREKSFILFFDKSAITKLIRNNERILRNYLRILSDRILMMNKRLKESTLMNLRQRICNYLLEQYKKTKSLTIELPSSKEDLAELFGVHRPSLSRELIRMRDEGIIDFHGRTIKIQDLEKVEDIVYESFEV